tcattttttttacaattatttGCCTGCCACAAGGGAATTTATGGTTGGCATTGCACCGTCTATGTCAAATGACAGTGGACAGTCAGGCTAGCAAGGTACTTATGCAATTCAATCATTCAAAATCGTATAAACTAGCTTTATCATTCAAAGGAAATATCTAAAAGTGCCAATTATGATTGGTAGCAAATATTGTCAATCTTCATTACAGCCATCAAATCTCGTTGTTATCAAGAACTCACGATTTTGATTAGACGTTCTTGTGTCTtcaaagcattttctttttcaagagcaGAATGAGTTTACTGGGTTTGCAGTGGCTCCAACGGTGAAATTTAGTGATATCGCCGAGGATGAGGTTCTTGAAATGTAGAGAGTTTACTAAGTGGTTAAGCAATAACAGTTGTTCTTTTCGAACCAATTCCACTTCATGATTTTTATCCCGCTAAAGCTTGAGTTAACGCATGCCCATCTCCTTCCTTCAAAGGGACATAAACTTCTTATCATGTGAAAAATATAACAATTTTAAGGATGTGGCAAATATTCATTTTAAGTTGATTCTCACCACGCCAAATCAATCCCCTCCAAATGCTCCTCTCTTTGCCTGAAAGCTCAAGCTCATCATTTCTTCCGTGGTTGTTGAGACGTGCAGCCATCGTGCCTTGACGAACATGGCGGAGCTTGGCGCTGGTCAGATTTGGTGACGGCAAGCGctgccagagagagagagagagagagttattaGAGAGGGTCTTTAGAGACAGAAAGGGCATTGGCATTTTAAGGTGAGGCAAGTGTTTTGGTGACACATACGAGTTACATAACTTTgacattcttttgttttttccatggTCAACTTGACATATTAAGTAGGTAATTTCCAAATAATATAGGTTGAATTCGTATGTGAATTATCATTAGTTAGGCAGAGCGACTTGATGCAACTTTTTTTGCATCGTTGATTTGGATGTGTGCATCGAAGTCAATAATTTATCATGTGAAGTGAGAATTGATCTTACATAGTTAGAAAATGCTTAATGCAAAGTACTCTAAACAGCATACAACGTTTGGTCTATAGTGGGTGATCATCTACGACTACGTAGACATCAGCCTTACAGCTCCATTGCCTCGGCAACCATCCCCCTCGAATGGCGCCATGTCCCCGATGCCAATAGACCCTTCTCTCTCACTACGCGTCTATGTTGCCTACATGCATATTGTCTGAGGTCCCAGCCTTAAACCTGAGGTTGCCAACCATAAGAGACCTCAAAGCACATAGAGGCATATGGGAATGAGCAACATGTTGGATGGTCTTGAGTCTCTTTTACCCCAAAATTAATTCAAAGAGTGAAATTTTTCCTCgtacttataaaccgaccatcGGTTCCTCCTACAATCAACGTGATATAACCTTAAGAATCTCACTCCTAGTCCCTTTCATAATCGGTGTGGAATAACCCTAACAATCTTTTTCTCACACATCGAGCTTAGTCAGAGTAGCAATAACCCTTTTTGAGTATTAGATCCATACTTATTGGTAACCTAGGCTTCGATACAAGTATTAGGTGGTCTTGGGACTCTCTCACCCAAAAGCTAGCTTAAAGGGTGAGACTTTTCCTCATACTTACAATGTTGAGATACATGTGTCGGTTGTGTTAAAAAAGTCCCACATCCGAAATCGATGTGGTGTTGAGCATCTAACATTATCCTAGTTGGTCCATAATTTATTCACTTAAGCTTTTGATGGTAAGTGAGTCCGCTAGATATGTTGATAGGCTTAGATTTGGGCTACCTCTTGATGAGTCCCCAAGTGAAGGTATCGGATTTCTACCGCACACTCCCAACAAATGGAATCAAAGCCAGATCTGGTGAGGGGTGCCTTGCCGGCACTTGTCCCGGCCCGGGCGTAGCCCGACGAGGCCAACCCTTGCCTGTTGTAGCAAGGTCGACCCTCACCCAGGCGAGGCCAGCTCTTGTTAGCCACAACCTGTAGAGTCGCCCACAAGCAAaacgaaaagggaaaggaaagaaattataaaaaataaaagaaatatccATGTCAGCATCGGCCGTGCCACATTAGACGGATAGCGTTCCaattagcaattttcgatctCAATTGCTtagatgaactgaattggtactaatgccaaaatgtttatgactaaattagtccaattgaaatgtttaataCTGAATATAGGCATGTGACTTCTTTGgtacttttccaaaaaaaatgtcTCGGGCTCGTGTTAGCTGGTTGAAACAAGattttaaaatctatcacattCGGTTAAGGTGTTACGTCGGACAATGTATCTCTATGGTATGATTTTGCTTTTCGAGAGGGCCctttatgaaaaaattttagGGTCAAGTGTGTGCATATATTTTCTATATAACCATGGATCCGACATTTTGAAAGTTGAGCCTTCTATTTTGCAACTGGTTTTTGGGATCTGTATACACAGCCACCTCTATTTCTCAGATATATATGTCTAgtcaattaattttcaaaaaggcagcaGGCCACaacccccccccacaaaaaaataaaaataaaaaggtgttCGGCACATCTTGACATACACAAGGGGGGAAAGTTTCTGAACAAtgaaattgtgattgaattgatttggaaaaatgaaTTTATGGAATTTGTATCTAAATGTGTCTTGATAATTAGATCGTGTTGACATTTGGTGACAATTGACACATGAGGTCGTTTCTTTCAAGAAGAATGAAAGGACCTCATCGGAGGTTACGCCTTGCTTTGGGCTTTACAAAGAGAAGCATCCTTAAGTCTTAATACATGAGACAAACCCCAACTAAAAATAGACAAATGTAATGTCTACATCTGTAACAAGGAGCTTAAGGCAATTCAATTGAGCGAGAAATAATCTGCGGTCCCGACATGCACTAGAGTTTTGAAGGCATGGTCGGCAACTATATTAAATGGAGCATTGCGTGGTTCTCAATGCTGGCAAACCTTATATATAGTCAGCGGTCAGACTCGAGAGATTGCACAGCAAGAGCTCATAAAATCATCCTTGGCAAAAATGAGGCCTACCAAGCTCTTTCTCTTCGTCATCCTCTTCGCTATTGCTCTGAAATCAACACAAGCAATCCGACCACTTGAATGTGAGGTCCTGGACAACACCACCGGGACTCCGGACTCCCGGTTCGGGAGAGAGGTTGGGACGGTGTACGGTTCGGACATGTTGATAACTGCCACCGAATTCGTCCTCAGGACATTCGGTCAAAGCGATACTGGGGGGAGAGGCTATGATTTCGTTCTGCTGGTGGTCGAGAGCTTCTACGCACATGACAGACCCTACGCCTTCGCAACCACCAATGGAAGCCGGATCCTCATGAACGCGGACTACCTCCAGACATTCCCCGGCGACATGAAGGAAGAGTTCACAGGGATCGTATACTTCACGAGCGGCCTAGTCTGGCAATGGACAGGGAATGGCGGCGCCCCAATGGGCCTCCTAACCGGCATGGCTGACTACATTAGGCTAACTGCCGGATGGGGATACGAGGGTTGGCCTCGGAGAGGGTCGGGGTTGAGATGGGATGAGGGGTACGCGATCACGGCAAACTTCCTAGAGTATTGTGAAGGGCTCCGACAAGGGTTTGTGTCGGACCTCAATGCCATGATGATCGACTCGTACAGCGATGCGTACTTCGTGGAGATACTTGGCAAGCCTGTGAATGTACTGTGGGAATACTATAAGTTTGAATATGCAACCCCTGAACCAGCACAAGCGCTAGAATATGGAAGCCCTGGACCAGCACCAGCACAAACTTTTGGGTACTAAATCATGTCAATCCATAAGAACACTATGCTTGAGGTTGGTTTCTCATGTACGAATAAATTGATTATGGTGATGATATCAGCTATTTATTCCATTTAGCCAAAGTCTTCATACATTTCAGTTTCATGTATGAGCAACAAATAATTAGAAAAGACTCCTCTTCTTCTTATCTGCAAGCCAATTGGCAGGTCCATTGCACCTTCTAGGACATAAACGTAAGGTCAGAGGAATTCATTCTGAAAAAAAGTATGCTGTCACGAACTATTAATCCTGACTCTAAATTGAATCTTGATAGTTCGTTGAATTCACGCGAGATACAATTAAATCTACGACCATTTGTGGGaatatttaatcaaatatcTATAATATGTTCATGTTGGCTCCATCAAAGCGTGGAATAGAACTTGACAGTCCATCTCGGAAAGAAGGTAGTCGAATAACCGGTCAAAAGAGAGATTCAGTAATTTAGAAGATAAAGATACTCAAAACATTTGCTGGTCGATTGTGAGGTTTAGATCAACTGAAGCACGAGGTGGCAAGTTCTACTGCCGATCTTGACAGTCTTGAATGGCGTCTCGCTTCCTAAGGTGCTTCGTCCAGGCATTGAAAAGCAACATGACAGTTCCAGGAAGGCGCTTTGTCCAGGCAATGGAAGGCAACATGACAGTTCTATGgagagagaattaccaaaaaaatcttaaatttatagcAATTGTGCCAAATTCAGCtctttccggccaaaattgctAAACGTGGACGCCGATTGCCCTACATAAAATAGTCGACGCTGACGTTGACAATattaaaataactttttaaattttttaattgtttttaaatttgtttcttttctgttttgaactttcttttgtCTTGCACTTAGGGCAGGACGCAATCCTAGCACTAGGAGAAGCCGTGGCGGCCCTCATTGGCTACGACGACGGTGCGCAGCCTCTTGTCCAAATCTAGTGAGGACCACGACGCCCTTGCCAAATTGGCCAGGCGAGGGAGCTACTGTCCTTTTCGGGTATGGGCAAGGGCGGCGACGTCCTCACCCGGGGCCGACGAGGGAGTCCCGGCTTCAGCCCTAAgttcaaggaaaaaaagtgacaattaaaaggaaaattgatgaaaacactgattttgttccaaatggagaagaaaaggaaaaaatcaaaagaagaagaaaagaatgaaataaGTAACTTAAATTAAGAGTGGGCCACACATTTTGCCTTAACAAATGTTGTTTGAGAGGAGCATGGGTAGGTCTGTCTCTCagtaaattgaaacaaaagaaaatgaaaataaaaatggaagaaataatcttaaattAAGTATGGGATACGCAAGGCATAATGTAGTCAAATCAATGTGATAAAGGGTGTGAAGAGCCAAAAAGGGGTGGAAATAGGATGAGATCTATTTAAATGCTAAAAAGAAATGCCTATTGGCCATGAAAAGTTGCAACTTCTATGAAGATAGAATATCATAAGTTGCAATTTTTGTCAAGATGTAATGTGCTTTGATGGACGACACATATTAAAGCATTAATTGAATATTCTTAATAGATGCACTAAATTAAGGCATCTATTATAGCCTATATATAGAGTCTGGTCCTCTCTCTACCCATACAATAACAACGAAAGTTTTATTCTATCATCCATCAATAAAATATGTTAAGAAAAAGTGGGTTAAGGGAGAAATATCAGATTTCTTCCGTTTCTTCTATTTCTGCATCAATTGCACTCTCGGGGTTATTGCTTTCACAAGATTATTGCATTGTCAAAGTTATTGCTTTCTCAAGATTATTGCTATGGATAAAGGTATACCTTAAGCCCTCTTGTCCTGAATAAATCATGAAAATCTAACATCCTTTGATTATGAATTTCTGCATATTTTAATTACATTATAGGTAACATGAAGAAACCAAAGTGACGGACAGGGTTTGTTGGAAGAGATAAAATTCAAGTTTGACGTTGGAAATAAAGCTCATCAAGCATTGGGAATAGTCAACCAAATTTGAATATCTCCGGATTAGCTCGTTCATTTGTATTCAGAAATCCATCTCCTCAGCTAGCTGCATTAGTTTGAATATCAACCATGAATTAGGATGATGATAACTTGAGCTTAATTGGCTCTTTCTCTACTTGCTAGATATTTGAAGGAAGCTACCAGACCGATCGTCGCATTATTTCGACCACacaatctcccaatcaatgaatgctttatgcaaaagACGTAGTGATGGTATGTGAATttatggttgagattgtacaaTCACTGACAATACTATCATGGAAgcattttccatatttaaatTACGGTAATCGGCTTTGGATTCCAGGGTGGGTAGTTCCGcatgtggaatttttggaatttgtgAACTTGTTGAGCCTTGAACTGGCTAGTTCTTTATTTGTTTGACTTCATTTTCTTATATAATGACCACATTATCGGTTGCTGAAATAATATACGATGAAGAATACTCAAGTTGAGTAACTATAGTAAATCTAAGTGAAGTTATGGAAACAACCACAGTAGCTTCTCCATCTCACAACTGAATAAAGCAAGACGAAGACACATTTTGGACAAAATAG
This sequence is a window from Rhodamnia argentea isolate NSW1041297 chromosome 3, ASM2092103v1, whole genome shotgun sequence. Protein-coding genes within it:
- the LOC115756645 gene encoding uncharacterized protein LOC115756645 translates to MRPTKLFLFVILFAIALKSTQAIRPLECEVLDNTTGTPDSRFGREVGTVYGSDMLITATEFVLRTFGQSDTGGRGYDFVLLVVESFYAHDRPYAFATTNGSRILMNADYLQTFPGDMKEEFTGIVYFTSGLVWQWTGNGGAPMGLLTGMADYIRLTAGWGYEGWPRRGSGLRWDEGYAITANFLEYCEGLRQGFVSDLNAMMIDSYSDAYFVEILGKPVNVLWEYYKFEYATPEPAQALEYGSPGPAPAQTFGY